In Carnobacteriaceae bacterium zg-84, the genomic window ACCTGTATGTGGTAACCAACGCCCAATAAGATCAGGTGGTAAAGGTCTATTCACAATAATTGTCAGCGTATCATCTGTATATGATATAGGTGTAATCTCGAATGCAATATCTACACCCAATACAGCATATTCAACATTATCGACAATCGGTGCTTTTACTTCTCTTAAATAATATTTTCCATAAGGCAAATCCTGTACTTCAAAATATCCATTTTCCCCAGAGGTAAGAGTATATGTATGTCCACCTCTTAATAGTGGTTTTTTGTCAGCGTCTAACACTTCAAAAACAGCACCTTGTAAAGCCTTAGCGGGTGTTTGTTCATTCACTTTCTTAAATCGTTTCCCTCCAAAATGTGTTGGGTGATTTTCTATCGCAATATTCGTCACGTCATTCGCTTTAATCATAATCATTGGTGTATCTGTTAATAGTTGATACCCCGGCAACGCTTTGACTTCTTTGATAATATATTCCCCTTCAGCAAGACCGAAAATACGAATATTTCCCATTTCATCAGTGTTTAATACCGTTTCTCCGTCTGCATCAAGTGTTGCTAAGCCGTTTTTCACATGTACAATCTCATTATTTTTTGTATACAAAGAAAAGGCAACATTCGCTAGTGGTGTTCGCTCTTTTCCTTGTTGTTCATATTTAAACAAATGTAATTCTCCTGTTGGATGAAATTGCTTTGCATGAATCGTTTTATTTTCAAAATCATTCCCTGTTAAATCAATAAAAAAAGGTACAATTTCTGTTATAGCAAGCTCTGTTTTTTCAGATACTGCCAGTACATAATACAAGCCTCTCTCCAACTGGACTTTATAGGACTGGTCATTTAATGACACAACAGATGCAGTATATTTATTTTTCAAAGTGTGCAAATCTTGCGTTTTCACCCAATCTACTTCAGACTGGTCTGCTCCAATTTTAAACAGATGATATTGAATATCTTGATTATTGGCAAAAGCATTCGGACTAATAATTTCAATCGTTACCGTATCATTTGCATGCGCATGATTAGAAAATGGTAAACAGACAAACGCAATCAACACACATATTCTTTTGACTAATTTAGAAAATGTCATCCTATCTTCCTTTCCTTTTTAATATCTTTTCAATATCTTTCTAGTATCGAACATTCTTATCTTCTCAAACACGACTTAACGTATGTTATTCATACGCCGACAAACAAAGTATTGAGAATATGATGGGAACATACCTTTATTTATCGCTAAATCGTGTTTGAGAAAACAGGTGATAAACACCTGTTCTCTACTTACTGCTTATTTTTTTGATTTTTTCATACCAATAAAGGCAAAGCCCATTAAACCTAATCCTAAAGCAATAAAGATAACTGTACCAATACCACCTGTATCTGGAATGGTTGGACGTTTGTTATTATGCACTTTATCTGCAGTCGCATTTCCGTTCTCGGTTGCTGACATTATTGCTGTTGGATCTATATAGTATGATGTTTGTGATACTGTAAACGAAATTTTTGACGTTAATAGTTGATACCCAGTTGGTGCTTTTGTTTCTTTTAAGTAATATTGTTTTGAACCGTCACCAATTGCTGTGGTTGATGTATCTGGAAGATATCCTAACCCTTTAATTTCAAATTCTCCATGTTCATCAGAAACTAATACAATGTCTTCACCCGCAACAGCTAGTTTAAATTTACCCGCATCAATCGCTGCTTTATTTGCTGCAATTAATCCGTCTGTCCATTTCATAGGTGTTTCATCTTGATCAGTATTATACAGTTTAAATTCCGCTCCAGATAATGTCACATTTTCATTTGTTGCATCATCTTTTGTAAATCTTTTACCTCCTGTATAAACGTATACCGGTGGAGAAGGTGGTGTTTCCGGTGTTTCTGGTGGAGTATCTGGTGTACCCGGTGGTGTGCTTGGTGGTGTATTTGGTTTATGTGGATCATTTGGATCATGATGATTACCGCCACTGTTTTTATAAACGATTTTCGTTTCGTTTTTAATCCCTTTACCCATAATTGCTTTATCATTGATTTTTGCTTTTAACTCGACTTGAATAAATGGATTTGCATCTGTATTTTCTGTCACATTACCAATTTCCGTAGCACTTGGATGATTACGTTTATCTAGCGAAACGCTACGTGTGATTTTATCTAACCCCTCTGATGTTAAAGAAACAGTAACTGTTCTATTATCTGTTGTTGGAGGTGTTACTGTATAGTCTGTATCTTTAATCAATTCAGTTGTACCAAATTGAACTTTACCAACACCTACATAATCTAATGCTTCATCCAATGTATCTGTAAAGTCATATTTAGAATAGGTATCAATATTTGTCGGAATCGTTCCTTTTAAATAGAATTGAATGTCTTGACCAGCATTATAGCTACCCTCATTTGAACCAAGTTGATTCACATCCTTGTCTACTGACGGTAATTTACCTGTTACGTTTTTTGGATACACATGAGCTTCTGATAAATAGCCTGATCCATCACTTGCACTTAAAGGTACTGTCAAACGGAATGGCACAGCATATCCTGCTGATACTTCTGACGGTGCTGAATGTTCGATAATCCAATATGTACCATTTTGTTCTTTTGTACGAATAAATCGCACTTCTCCATTTTCAGCTGTTGGATCTAACAGTCCTGAGTTATCATTACCAGTAATTAACGCATCTAGCTGTGCTTCTGTTTTAGCCATCAGTTTTTCATTTGTCCATTCTGGATCATTTAGTTTATCCTCTGGAATTTTATACCATTTGAAGGTAACATTTGATAATGTTCTTACATTTGTCCCTAATGCTCCTATTTCTGTATTAGTCAATGCTTGACCATTTTCATTTACTTTAGGAACAGTACTGTTATACGCATCTGCTTGTAACTTCACAATGGTTACTGTTGTTCTATCAGGAACGCTAGCTGAAACACCGTTAATTGCAAAAACAGGTTGCGCATACGGAACAGCCGGAACAAAAGCACCACCAAGTAACATCATGGCTAAAGCAACACGATTAACCCGCTTTAACTTACTTG contains:
- a CDS encoding prealbumin-like fold domain-containing protein; its protein translation is MTFSKLVKRICVLIAFVCLPFSNHAHANDTVTIEIISPNAFANNQDIQYHLFKIGADQSEVDWVKTQDLHTLKNKYTASVVSLNDQSYKVQLERGLYYVLAVSEKTELAITEIVPFFIDLTGNDFENKTIHAKQFHPTGELHLFKYEQQGKERTPLANVAFSLYTKNNEIVHVKNGLATLDADGETVLNTDEMGNIRIFGLAEGEYIIKEVKALPGYQLLTDTPMIMIKANDVTNIAIENHPTHFGGKRFKKVNEQTPAKALQGAVFEVLDADKKPLLRGGHTYTLTSGENGYFEVQDLPYGKYYLREVKAPIVDNVEYAVLGVDIAFEITPISYTDDTLTIIVNRPLPPDLIGRWLPHTGELLSNGYVWGIVFVIVGIFLKKKSVKHDNEENQN
- a CDS encoding SpaH/EbpB family LPXTG-anchored major pilin; translation: MTRTSKLKRVNRVALAMMLLGGAFVPAVPYAQPVFAINGVSASVPDRTTVTIVKLQADAYNSTVPKVNENGQALTNTEIGALGTNVRTLSNVTFKWYKIPEDKLNDPEWTNEKLMAKTEAQLDALITGNDNSGLLDPTAENGEVRFIRTKEQNGTYWIIEHSAPSEVSAGYAVPFRLTVPLSASDGSGYLSEAHVYPKNVTGKLPSVDKDVNQLGSNEGSYNAGQDIQFYLKGTIPTNIDTYSKYDFTDTLDEALDYVGVGKVQFGTTELIKDTDYTVTPPTTDNRTVTVSLTSEGLDKITRSVSLDKRNHPSATEIGNVTENTDANPFIQVELKAKINDKAIMGKGIKNETKIVYKNSGGNHHDPNDPHKPNTPPSTPPGTPDTPPETPETPPSPPVYVYTGGKRFTKDDATNENVTLSGAEFKLYNTDQDETPMKWTDGLIAANKAAIDAGKFKLAVAGEDIVLVSDEHGEFEIKGLGYLPDTSTTAIGDGSKQYYLKETKAPTGYQLLTSKISFTVSQTSYYIDPTAIMSATENGNATADKVHNNKRPTIPDTGGIGTVIFIALGLGLMGFAFIGMKKSKK